A region of the Chaetodon trifascialis isolate fChaTrf1 chromosome 7, fChaTrf1.hap1, whole genome shotgun sequence genome:
GAGGATGGGACGGAGGAGGGTGGAGAtgtgggaggaggagatgtgggGGATGAGGAGGCATGGAAGGGGTCATGTCCTCATTGCCTCCCTGACCAATGTTTAGAGGAGGGGGAACATCATGGGGTGAGGGAGGCTGAGCTTCCATGTATTCCTCCTCTTCATACCACATCGCTCCCCCTGGCCGACCACCAGCCGCTCCCCCTCGCCGAGAACCTCGACCAATCATACGGATGCTCTCTACCGTCTTGATGCGTTCTCCAGCGAGTGGGCGATTAGAGTAACCTAGAGTTTGGATGGGTGCCCCTTCAGTGCAGGGCGACACTAGTGTCTCAATCCGATGGTACTGgccctccttccctcctgcaGATGAAGACTCTTGACCTTTGCCCTTGTCCTCTCTTTTCCCACTCAGACTTCCATCATCTGAGCCACTGCTTGCCTTACGAGAGCCTGCAGAGGGTCTTCTTTCTCCaattcctctgctgtttcccaTCATCCTTAACTGGCTGTGATGTCCATCTTTCTTACCTTTCATATCACTACTGGGGGAAGAGGAGACGTGCTTCCTCACATTCATAATTTCATCGTCCTTCGATTTTGTGCCACTCTTTTTCCCAGCTCCATACCgcgaagaggaggaagagctcaGAAAGTCTCCATTGTTGCTGCTCCCTGATGGGGTGATCACAGCATCCCAGGGTTCGCTGCGGTAGGCTGTGGGTGACAGGTTATGACCTCCAGATGACCCTAGAGATTCTGGGACACTCCCAGGTGTGTCCATGATCTCATCCTGGGTGGGGGTGCCAGCAGCCTCGTCTCTCACTGGTGTCCCATCCACCCCGTCGGGACTGACATCACCTAGAGCGAGACTAAAACCAGGATTACCCTGCAAGAAACTGTTGATTTTTGATTCTAGGCTggggggagagacaggaagtgctgagggacgaggagggggtggtggaggaggaggaggggacagttgtctctctttctcccagtCTCTGGTTCTCGCAGGTGTGTCTCGTTTGAGGCTGTTGCCCAcagtgggttttgtttttggggtGGTTGGGGTGAGTGGGGTTTTAACTGTTGATGATTCTGGGGAAGTTCGGgtaggaggagcagaggaggtgtTTGTCACACTTTGCAGGAGAGAGGACAAACCTGCACCAAGACAGAAgatgatgagtaaaatgttaATGAGAGTTTCAATTAAATATTGAAGCAAATTGTACTGTACGTGTCTTACCTGGTGTGTTAGTTTTAGACAGAGCATTGAGGATGCCTTCAGGTGTGATGTCCACACGTGACAGGATGCTGGCCAGGGCAGGGCTCGAGGGGGTCACTTTGGAGGCTACCGATTGGCCAGAGGGAGTGGTGGGCGTTCCTGGAGATGGCCGGGCAGGACTAGCTGCAGAAAACaattcaaagaaagagagggattgCTTAGGCTCAAAAAAATCCCAGAATTGACATAAATATATTCAATCAATCTAAAACGCAAACCCTACATTTTCCTTTGTACGCCATAAAGTCTTTGTCGTTCTGGTCCAAAGAAATTTCAGatgcaaacaataaaatatataaaatatatataaaaaatgtaCACAACCATCAAAAGCAACATTAATAATAAACAGTAGAGGGCAGCAATATGCTACTGTAGGGTCTAGTCTGCCTAACCCAATGAGAAATTTGCAGTACTGTGAAATAGTGGCAGAGTGAGACCTCTTAATTTCTCTGTGCTACAGAACAACTAGCCCTGTTCTGATGATCATCCTTTTACCTGTCGGGTCTGTAAGCAACACCATGTTTACCATTAGAAGCACTCTCCGCCTCTGTGCCAGGTTATCCATCCCTGTGGTGGCAAGGGGTGGATGTGCCGGTGGACGATATGAACGGATTCACAGACGAGCAGATACAGGTTAGCTGCACTGGCTAGCTAACAAGCAGCAAAAAGTTTACTTAGTTATCTGTGTGGGTAAGCAACTGGTGGTCAAAAGAAAAATAGTGGGTGTCCTCTCTAGGCGTAATGTAGTGTTCTTCCTGCATATCTCTACGACAGCCAATCATCACCACTATTAGACCATGGTACAAGAATGCTATATGCTCATTAGCTCGATGATGCTGATGAGACTTAATCAATAGGTATCAAATTTAGGTAGCAAGTGACAAAGCATTTCGATAGTATTGCAGCAATCTGGTCGGTGCCATATAACTATTGAAGTATGGTACCTAGTCCTACTGAGGTCTGTTCAATAAACAATTCAAATTACTCAAAATGATATGGCTATACAGTTGTTACCTGTTGAATAAGCTATTCCAAGCTAAAAgacagtcaaataaatgaaagataCTGCATCCCTTAAAACCAACAGTCACAGCTGCAATTTCATATATTACGTCCAAAATTACAAACCTTTTGATACGACAGTGTGAAAAAACTGGTTTCAGGTTCTGACACGTTACACATCTGTAGTTCCTTGTGACTCAGTAAAAGTGAATATAtcatcagtgataattaacgTTTCTGTCAGAAAATGACTGTATGCAACAACGACCTGTAGTTGTGATCACTATTACACTCATCTTCCCTGAACCCCTGAACACACCTGTACTCTTCATTGCAGATGTGAGGGAACTAAGAATGGAACTGATTTTTCCCAGGTCCACCTTCTCCAGATTGACTCCCAGAGGGGTTGTTGGAGCACTTTGAGCAGTAGCAGAGGTGGAAGTCACCGGGGTGGCCGTGGCAGCAGCGGTCGAGTTGGTCTTTGGGGCTTTTGTAGGTGTGGTGGGAGGCTTTGGTGCTGCATCGGACTTTGCAGCCTTgataacagcagcagacactttGTCTTTCTTGTCATCTGCTTgtaaaaataattcaaagaGCAGGTATATTTTCAAATCTGACTTACAACACTACAACTGGGCAGCCTAATATGGATCTGTATGGAAAATACAATTATCACCCCACACTGTAGCCACTTACCCCCTGCTGTGGTAGCATCAGCCTCTTCATCAGACATATCCATGTCCTCCATGTCTCTGTTATCACTTGGTATTTCTCCTTCATCCATGGCCTTACCATCCAGCTCTGGGTCCACCTGGGCTCTGCCCGCCCCCAGTCCCAGGAAGGGTGATTCAGAGCCTGTAGGAGAGGGGGCGTCTTCAGAGGGTGAAGGAATGGGGGAGTCCTCAGGTCCAGGTAGAGTTGACTTGAGGGAATCTAGTTTCCTTTTAAGACTGGCCACACGGTTGGCAAAGGCATTGTATGCCTAAgagaacagaggaaagagaaTTAAACAGAAGATATGAGGAAGATAAAAAGGACGTTCACACTAACTTGTATCTACTGTGACATTTACACTGTCCTCTAGGATTAACATAGGAATGATATCGGTAGAGTTATTGTATATGTCTTGTTCACCATTTTCTAATTGTTGTATTACAGTGTTAAACAGATATTAACAAGTCACAAATTATTGTCTGCTAAACCATTTTCACTCTctctacaaaaacaaacaaaatcttaACGTATTTAGATTTTGTAACAGCACCCTCTAAGCAGGGAAAGCAATGACGTCATTTGACCTAACACTCACATTGGCCACTATCTTAACCTCCTTGTACTGCATCTCGTAGAAAATGTCTGCATTTCCCAAAGCTTCCAGCAGAGGAGGCCCCGTTTTCAACTCTTTGTCCAAAAAGCCGACAAACTCCTGCAGCTTCAGACTGCCGTCCTCGAAGTCCTTCGCAAACTTGTTCCCTCCTGCCTTGTCTGGAACAGGACAATTTCAGAACAAACAGCAAGTTAAATACAGGGTTTATACATGTTTGTTATGGTTCAATAGAAGGCACTGTCACagttaaaatgaaatacagatCACATTTCACAGTTAAAATAAAACGTTATTTAAGCCCCTTTCACACACGGAGTCTACCTATGAAATATCTGGAACATTTCTTGCATGTGGTCATGTGCGCATAAAGGATCGATATTTAGGGAAATCTGTGTCCCCAGTGTCCCATCTGAAGACCTGGTAACATTTCAGGGAAAATTTCGGCACAGCTGTGTTGATAAAGAAAGCAGTAACATTGGAGGGAAAAGCATGTAAAGGGCTACATCCACCTGGTGAAAGACGCCTTCACGTGGAGCAAGCGAACCACTCACAAGACTCTGCTgacaatgtatttaaatatGCCACTTGACCTGTTCACAGTtagatgacaaaaaaatcatTGCGGTCTTGCAAACTTGTTGATtctaaaatgcatttcaagTCATCTGCTGGACCGTCCCTTGCTCCATCTGTTAGGGCATTGCCGCAATGTGTGAAAAGACACAAGATGGAAATGTTACTGAACGTAGCTGCAGGTGTGAATGGTGAAAATCCCTCGTGGTCCCTCAAAGTTTATCCCAATAATTTACCAGGAACTATGTGTGTAACAGTTTTATATCACAGGTCATTTAGGTCAGAAACATAAATATTTAATCAGAAAACCACTGAAAAACTATTGCTAAGACATCTAAAAATGACTTTGGAACATGAGGTGTTCAAGTGTACCAAGAAGAAAAGTATCTTGGAGGGATGTAACGATAAATCCAATTTCGCGATGATATGATAAAAATAATCTTCAATGCTGTCATGGGAGTGTGACGCTATCTACCATGATATTAAATGGTTATTTACTGTCCCTCCTTGTCAAACATTGCATTGCTTGTATAGCAGAGGGCACAATCATAATAGTCAAGAAGACAGACTCCCATCATCCTTTACAAGCCAAGCTCTGCTAAAAATAAACCTCAGAAAATTACAGATGAACGGGTCGATAATGAAAAAGATTGAAGGTGTTGCATCGACTTTTTGAGCTGATGTGTGGCAACATTTTAGTTTTGCCGTTTCAAGAACTGACAATGACGAAAAGGAAATGAACATATGTAACACAACTTGCAAACACTACAAGACATCGGTCAACACCAGgggaaacacatcaaacatgagaaGCCCTTTAGCACATCGCCacccagaaaagctcaaatcacaacaacaacaaagctccAGCGAGGCCAAAGGAGCCTGAAAGAAGCATTTGGAGCCACGCTTACCCTTAACAGACCcagagctgaagaaataacACGATGCATCTGTGAGTATACAACCAAGGACTTAAGGCTGTTTCTGTGGTTGACAACGACAGATTTAGTGAGCACTCTGGAACCAATGTATACATTTCCACCAAGGCCACACTTTAGTCACACAGTGATAGCAGCTCTGTACCTAGACACAAAAGCTAAAGTGACGCAGAGCCTCGAGGAGGCAGAATGCATCTCAATAACCACAGATGGGTGGACTtcaagagctgctcacagctgtaTTACAGTAACAGCTCATGTTACGACCATCGAATGAGAAATGAAACGTTTCGTCTGACAGACACGGCCTCTTTTCCAGTCACACACTGGACTAAACGTAGCTGAGgttttgaaatctgctgttttggagATAACTGCAGTCATTACAGACAATGCATGAAATATGGATGTAGCGGTGGGAGAGGCCGTGTTGTTGCTGCACATAGTGTTTTGCACACACTTAAAACCAGcatttttttcactgcagttcagCTACCACAGCTGACCTGACCACCAAACACAGACCCTGATCGTGGATGTGGTCACCCAACAGAACAGCTCTTTGAATTATTTTATGAAAAGTCTACtgactgctgcattgttttgaaaTTGTACACGGTTCAATCATTCATTGCCACAGACAAAAATGCACTTTAAGCTAAAAACAAATTTCATATGAATAAAAATGCCGTATACACTACTAAAGCAGAACACATGCATTGAACCAATACCAACAGCTAAAGGGTCAAAAGAAAAAGCCAGCAGTAACGTCTTTGCCCTTTTCTCAGAATAATTCAAAGATCTTATTGAAACAGCTTTCATTTGAACTATTTTCTGTTTCACCTCCATTAGCGATGCATAAAGTTTTCACATTGCATGAAGAAGACACAGATATCAATACATATAAGTTTCAAGTTTGTTGGCAAGCATGCACAGGACAATAAGTGTGTGATGATGTAGAAATAAGCTCAGTGATCCCTGACCTTTAAGTCTCTTAAGAGCCTCCGTGCTACAGACATCCACCCTGAGAGCTGTCAGCTGCTTCTCCCTGAACTCCTCTTCTGTAACTGCTCGCTTATATCTCGATAACTGCTCGATGAGGGACTGGGGctggaaaagaaacaaagcacaaacGAACAGAGATTACAGCTGCAGCACTTAGGTGTATGACACAATATGTACGACAAAGTAAGACAGCACTGATAAACATGACTTACTGTGAATTCTGCTACAATCTTGGATTTGAGGGCAGCTTTGGGGTTGGCTGGGGctggaaaataaaattaagACATGAATAACTGAACATACAATCAGAATTGAAACAGTAAATAAtgtgaaaagagaggaaagcacCAAACTGACCATTTGCTGACggtgtctccttttctttctccttttctttccccttttccttttctttttccttttgcttctctcgttccttttcctttttgttcaaGCTGGCTTTGAATTGGGCAATGACCTCCTCAGGATacacactcctctcctcccaaATCAAAAAAATCCTTTCCACTGACTTGCGGACCTTCGGATCTCTGACAATAATTCAACATGACAACACAACACGGTTCATCTCAAGCACGGACAGGCACAGCATGTTTTACTTGTACATTTTGCAGTAATCGCCatgttgaaaaataataatgtatGTTGGTCCAACACTTGACCTGAATAAAAGCTATGTGCTCGGTGTACTCACTTGATGAGCTGAGCAGCATTGGGAAGGACTTCTGCAAAGGCAGAACGAAAGACGATTGCGTTCTTTCTTTTGCAGTTCTGTATCACGTCATTGGCAAGGTAGAAGAGATTCAAGCGGTGATTGTtgtcagctgaaaaaaaaagcagataaagaagAAAGGATAAGATTAAGAGTATAAATTCCTCTTACAGTTTACACAATTTAACACGGTCCAGTCTGTACTGGCACTGTGTGACCGATACGgcaataaaacattcaaatagCTGACTTCAACTTTAGCTAACATTTTTAATCATGAGGAGACTGTTACAGCCAAACAACCAATAAACTGACTGGGTCGATTTTATGACTGAGTTTATCTTATCACAGATAGGTTGTTGTGTTGGTGTATATGTTGGATGATAAATCAGAGAAGCTGCAATCCCAAAGATACAGTTTGTTAGAAGAATTTACAAACAGTGATGCATTAGatcaactgtaaaatgtcctgCTCAGCACATATCTTTgtcactcatttaaaaaaaacaaacctttgtTGTAATTCTAAAACATCTTATGTGtttctgtaaaaataaaaatatcattaTCTGAATACACTCCTTCATACACATTGACGGGAATACAGCTGAGGTATTGTTCGTGAATGGAAACAGGCTGTGTCTGCTGTTCCTAATATGATTAGTTCATTCACAGATCTTTTCATAGATATTTTTCCATAATCACCTAATTTTAGTGTTAGACATGGAGCTCCAAAAGAATGACAGTATTGGCAAGGACACAATGATGTCTACTGTTCCCTAAAATAGattcatttatcagcagaaTTCAATTACAGCCAATAAGCAAGATTTTTGTTCTCCGACTTTCAGGAACAAAACAGATTATAGTATGTAGCTTAAAAACAGGTTTGAATGTCTCTACTAAGTCGCATTGTGTTACATTTTAGCATCTCAGGCAGTCTTAAAGACACAAGATGAATCCCTTAGTTCCATCagcaaaacactgctgcagtctATACAAAGAAACTGTGTATATGCCAACTTATCTGTCAGCTCTGTAAGATAAaagaaaggacaaaaaacaataaGGGAagcagacaaaaggaaaaaaacaaaccagagcCCTAAAATTCTCTAAGGAAGTTTATATGAACGCAGATCAAATACATCGCATCAGCATACACTGACATAATGCAAATATACTCTTCAATGTTTACTACACACCAAGACATCCTTGCtgaaattgtttttgaaaatcaCAGTTATTTTACTTTTGAATGTCAgcattaaataaacattaaaaaacaaagggATTTCTTTAAACCCACAATGAAGGGCAATAACCACGAGTATCTAGGCTGGCACTACATTATTTTATACCCAACAGATTCACAGTAATGCATCAAATAGTATGAGGGTGACATGAGTCACAGCACCTGAGCATCTAGACAGCCTTGAACAACAACAGACGACAAGTCCCTGCTCAAAGCCAGCACCCGCTCATGCACATACAAAGTCAAACACACTGCattaatcacttgaaaataCAGACAGTTAAGACAGCCAAACAAATATGAAATTACAATACCTGGCCTGACATCTTCTATCAAATTGGCACCATCCAGCCAACTCCTCTAAAAACTACCCACAGATGACAAAGCACCAACTTCACTTTGGCCGTAACATTTACATGTCAAACGCTATGAAAGACAACTTAAAGTATTATTCATGGCAAAAAAAGTCAAGCCAAAACTGGCTCTTACAACAAAGTCAGCCATCTGtgttcaacacaaaaacaaacaaaggagagCTTCAATCAACATAAGCTTGTGTATGACAACACAAGATTGTGAGATAATGTCAGATATGCGTTTCTCTGTATACAGTACGCATTAAACCACTTAATATTGTTCTGCTTGAGTACAAAACTTATTCCTGAAACTCATTTGTCTCGTATCTTCTGTGTTGAATATTTTTGAAATAGTGACTTCCCAAACCATAACTTTTACCTCATATTTTCAAAGAATTAATCAGTACATGTTTAATTTCAAATACATGGCTTACATTCAAAACTTAGCACTGAAGCAATAAATAAACTTGCGTGATTTGACTCAGAGccatcaaaatgacaaatgagcaTTAATTATACAGATCATATTTTGTTGTTGTAGGTTATACATAAGGctgaacaacatgaaaaaataaatcattttgctATTATTCTGACAGAAATTGTGATTGCAATATGAGACACGAAtggtcatttttgcattttgtttttattgaaaaattttttaaaaactaTGATGCTATTTTTGCTGAGGTCTGTACCAAACAAGCATGTTCCCCTTACATCTGGAGAAAATGATTTGTAAGCCAGGGCCTCTCTGGAGAAGCACAATGCTTCATTTAGAGTGGCATGCTACAACACATTTTACCTTTGTCAAAAAAATGTGGCACCTATGATGTGGATATTGCACTTGGTATTACTGCGATTCTGGTAATACTTCTATTAATGGTTCAGCCATAGTTATACATGTTTCTGTTCACCCTATCTTAAAACACTATGCTATAATACTACACTGTACCCTACAAGTTCAAATCCTACATGTTAATCCTCCTCACTGAATCTTCACACCAATAATATTTCTCAACTAACACGGAAACATGTTTATAATTCACCTCTAATAAACACAACTTATGCTACAAATATCCCAGCAACAGCATGTTGGCAGTGGTGATCAAAGGTATTCTGTGAGTATTTAGACCCTTTCTGACACTCTCCCATACCCAGAAGAATAACACAGAGgagcttttctgtctcttttctcaaCTGCACTACCATCCACAAACAATAATGCCAAAGTTTGAAACGTACTAAAAGACGAAATAATATTGTGTGACATGAGACCACACATCACTGCAGGGTAAGAATGGAAAAACCTGTTCCTGCTCTGGAAACTGGTTGGGGTGGATTGTCCTCGTACCCCTTTCGaccttttcagacatttttagactttttgACATGGAACCAAACATGTCAGAGAATAGCCAAGAATAAATGATGATCAGAAGATTTCCTCTCGGACAGTTGGCAATGCTCTCCATTTGAAAACAATGGCTCAGCCAGTGCACAGCAGTTCACCGTGTGCAGTCAGCATAAGCTTTTAGCATGCATTGCTCTGTGGGCAGTGATGAGGAGGGATTAAAAAAATGCCTACATGATGATTTGCCTGACGGTTTCTAGtcaaaatttaacaaaaaaaaaaaaaaaaaaccctccctgataaataataaaactcTCGAGATTTTAGGGCAGAGACTTATACAAGATTTGGCAGATCTGCTGCACAAAGTTAATCaaggtattaaaaaaaaatcctataaCAAATGCTgacaaaagacattttctgaCACGATTTCAGCAGCCATACTGTACCAGAAAGTCCAGGAGGGACCCCCAGTGACAATAGCATAGGTTGGATTATTTATTCCGCTCTCAAAATGTTACTTACATCTTGGGGCCGTGGTGGTCTAAAGGTCAGAAAAAGCAAACCTGTGACTGGAAGGAGGTTCAACCCCTCGGACCAGCACTTACCACTCCTTCATTATGTCAACCccagctgctcagtggccaTCAGATGAGACTGGGTAGCCaagtatgaatgtgtgtaactGTGCAAATGTGATCAGTGAAACATCCCTgactaaagaaaaaacaaaaaaaactatgtGAACAACAACACCTTGCATTTACCTTTCATGTGAATTTAGAATAGGATGTTGTGATCCTAGTGTTtttacatatacacacactggCTTCTATGCATATAAACACCCAAATTAGTCCAATCCTGTTTCATATTAACTTTAACAACAAATATTTGCTTTGGTATTTAACAGCTTCTGGATATTCACGCCATGATAATAAACCATCACTGCTCACACAAGTTAAATACGCACCAACTGGAATTTCTTTCCAAAAACACACGGAAAACTAAACTTTTTGAAATCTGCAACAGTGATGAGAAAATACAAAAGATTATTTCTAAGGTCTAGTTTAAGTAACAAAATCTTTCTCCACaggataaaaaaacaacaaaaaaaaaccttcatttCTCAGGGGACGAACTAAGTCTTCAACCAACAGACAAAGTTTTCCAACATTAGAATTCTACCAATTTATCAAAAGCAATGTAAAAGATCAGATGGTGTATTAGCCTTCATCAAGCACTCGTAACATCCACAAAATCTATTCCTGCATTCACTGCCATCAACAAGCAGAAGATATGTGGCATATTCTGTCGCCTTCTTGTTCTGCCCACACAGCTGAGAAGCTGACAAAATCTGTAAATCCACTGAACCATCCATCGCTCCAGGTTTTAAAAAACAGTCGGCTTATAACACAGGAACTGCTCGGCAAATGATTCTGATTCTTGTTTTCTATTGGTGTTAAGTCAGAGGCCATGCAAATTTCTGTAAACCTTTACGAAGACAGCTAGAGACACAAGAGGCAATAGCTAGAGGCACAGACGCAATGGTGTGATGGAGCTGTTCAGTGGCTTCACCATTGTGTTACCTCAATTTCA
Encoded here:
- the tars2 gene encoding regulation of nuclear pre-mRNA domain-containing protein 2 isoform X1, translated to MAAGSGAASGHGARSSNAALEASLDRRFQGVSNTMESIQGLSTWCIENKKHHGLIIRSWMKWLKKSDNNHRLNLFYLANDVIQNCKRKNAIVFRSAFAEVLPNAAQLIKDPKVRKSVERIFLIWEERSVYPEEVIAQFKASLNKKEKEREKQKEKEKEKGKEKEKEKETPSANAPANPKAALKSKIVAEFTPQSLIEQLSRYKRAVTEEEFREKQLTALRVDVCSTEALKRLKDKAGGNKFAKDFEDGSLKLQEFVGFLDKELKTGPPLLEALGNADIFYEMQYKEVKIVANAYNAFANRVASLKRKLDSLKSTLPGPEDSPIPSPSEDAPSPTGSESPFLGLGAGRAQVDPELDGKAMDEGEIPSDNRDMEDMDMSDEEADATTAGADDKKDKVSAAVIKAAKSDAAPKPPTTPTKAPKTNSTAAATATPVTSTSATAQSAPTTPLGVNLEKVDLGKISSILSSLTSAMKSTASPARPSPGTPTTPSGQSVASKVTPSSPALASILSRVDITPEGILNALSKTNTPGLSSLLQSVTNTSSAPPTRTSPESSTVKTPLTPTTPKTKPTVGNSLKRDTPARTRDWEKERQLSPPPPPPPPPRPSALPVSPPSLESKINSFLQGNPGFSLALGDVSPDGVDGTPVRDEAAGTPTQDEIMDTPGSVPESLGSSGGHNLSPTAYRSEPWDAVITPSGSSNNGDFLSSSSSSRYGAGKKSGTKSKDDEIMNVRKHVSSSPSSDMKGKKDGHHSQLRMMGNSRGIGERRPSAGSRKASSGSDDGSLSGKREDKGKGQESSSAGGKEGQYHRIETLVSPCTEGAPIQTLGYSNRPLAGERIKTVESIRMIGRGSRRGGAAGGRPGGAMWYEEEEYMEAQPPSPHDVPPPLNIGQGGNEDMTPSMPPHPPHLLLPHLHPPPSHPLSHPPQSPFQMPYHTDNMQTPPPSLLHQHPHPTSPLFGGPPPIPRPPPPPVPQRPSPPPTHSAVPSAVMVGGVLVPIDRPLSFPPPLRPESTDRGGVGPRGSKVGPPPLMSSLLGEPPKLPRPGTVKEPFVPRHAAPLHRPGNPGVPLPLLGRVKEPLTLPLPSPSPTSSTTSPSTPSSPAVDTAPTRLTAQSNVPPLHKPPTSPPAQPRNQTSNPVPLLNLPSPRPPILSVPIPQRPLLPGRNPSQHLNQDLSFGGFRGGKRPGPPFTGGPFHAKRPFLPPRY